In Polyodon spathula isolate WHYD16114869_AA unplaced genomic scaffold, ASM1765450v1 scaffolds_720, whole genome shotgun sequence, the sequence GCCTGCTAATATCCTGTGGATAGATGAAGCGCACTTCACCCTGTCTCAAAGTGTGAACACGCGCAACTGCGTTATCTGGCTGGAGACTAATCCACATGCAACATCTGCGAGACCCCTGCATGATGTTAAAGGGACAGTGCGGTGTGGTTGTACGGCTGACTTTGTTATTGGACCGTTCTTTTTTTGAAGAGCCATCAGCAAGGGGACCTCAAATGTGCACGTCACTGCTGCATGATACCACACCATGCTGACAAGCCATGTCATTCCTATGCTGCAGCAACGAGATGTGATAAACACTACAGTCTTCATGCAGGATGGTGCACCTCCACATATTGGTGACCAGGTGAAATGCGTCTTGCAGGAGCACTTTCAGATCAGAATCAGTTCACGTCACTTTCCTTGTGAATGGCCGCCTCATTCAGCGGACCTTACACCAGCGGATTTGTGGTTATGAGGGCACGTGAAGTCATGCATGTACCGAGGGAACCCTCGCACAATTCCGGACCTCGAGGATGCCATTGTCCGGGAGGTGGCCAGCATACCTCCTGAGATGTGTAATGCTGCCATAATGTCCATTGTCACACAAAGACAATTCATTCTGGATCATGGCATTTGCCTCCCCATGGTTCCTTTAACGGGCGTCATTTCACCTTCTATGCCCTGGCTTTTGTGAGATGTGGTGCGTTGATGTGTTAAACCTACTTTCAAAATTTTGGGATATCCAAATTTTGATGTCAATAATACACTCAAGTGAGACTGATAATGTCACCAGGTTTCACAGAGATCTAGaaatatcatcagcatagcagtgaaaATGTACAACATGTTTAAGAACGTACAgtaattaaagaaaatgattCAATCATTGTTTCCGCCAGTCTTTCTGAAATATTGAAATCAGAACCATAGACTGGAATTTGTTCCCTGATGgtccttattttattttgaaagtaattgAGCAATTCTTCACACTTATTCTTCACAATTAGTAGGTgatatagcacccttcacactggcatcccagagcgctgcacaaagttaaaaataaagcagCTCAATATATAATACACTGCAGTTACAACTAATAATATAAAAGTGAGTTAAAAAAGTATGCtttcaattttacatttaaaagaatccaatgtttcaacctgcctaattGTATCCGGACTAGAGTTCCACAAACGAGCACTGCAGCACAAATCTCTGGCTCTGAAGTCTTTTTGGATCAACTaagagttctgcattttctgatgtCAAAGAACGAGTAGGAATATacagagttagtagttcttggagataaAATTACCCTAATTCATCAAGGACCTTATAAAttattacagcaactttaaaatcaatttggtaGCTCGCTTATAACCAGTGTAAAGACCTGAACACTGGAGCAATGTGTTGGCAGGGGTGAGTATGAGAAAGCAGTCTGGCAGCTGCATTCTGACAAGCTGAAGTCTTCTAAGTTTAGTGGCAGTGTGACAGGGTGGCTGCAGGCAGGAATTCTAGCCAGAGCCAGGGAGCTGCAGCTCAGCGCTGGAgcgcatatttattaaacaaaaacaaacacagcacggcacgagggccaaaataaaagggttgaacaagaGAACAAAACACTCCTAgactgggcattagccttcactaccacattgcaaaataatacaaaaatcacagcccAAGCACTCACAACCCAACAAGCACTCAAACTCACACaccccacaaaacacacacacacacctcatcaaacactcacacaccccaccacacacacacacacacaccccacaaaACACTCATACACACCACCAAACACACAGTAGTCAAcaaacagtcacacacacaccacacaaacactgTTTTGTGACACACACTCCACACCTCATCAAACACTCACCCACACACCCCACCAAAACAGTCCAAAAACACTCACCACCttgtcaaagtgtgtgtgtggttgcttGTGACGATTGTTGTGGGTtgacacaccacacaaacactcacacacaccactaaACACTTACACATCCCACCAAACACTCACACACCCCACCaaacactcacacccacacaccccaccaaacacacacacaccccaccaaacaccccacaccacacccacacacactcacacacaccccactcacactcacacaccccaccaaacactctcacacacacctcatcaaacactcactcacacactctgcTAAACACTCTTACACACCACaccaaacactcacacacaccactaaACACTTACACATCTCATCAAACACTTACTCTCACACCCCACCaaacactcacacccacacaccccaccAAACACTCACACTCCCCACcaaacactctcacacacaccacCAAACACTCACACTTACACACCCCGccaaacacattcacacacctCACCAAACACTCACACACCCCACCAAACAGTCACACTCCCCACcaaacactctcacacacaccaccaaacactcacactcacacactccaccaaacactcactcacacacctCATCAAACACTCACACACTCCTCCAAACACTCATACACCTCACcaaacactcacactcacacaccccaccaaacactctcacacacaccaccaagcactcacactcacacaccccaCCAAACACTCTCACACCCCACCaaacactcacacccacacaccccaccagacactcacactcacacaccccaCCCCTTAGGATCCAAGACAACACCCGGGTTCTTCACGCTAGTGGAAAGTTAAATAGaattgccaaaaaaaataatattggttggattacattttgttaaacccAGTTTAAGCAGATTACAAAACCTCAGTTTTATCtggatttattttcaaacagtttatATCATTATGTGATCAGATCTCAGTTAAACACTTTGTATTTATTGCCAGTTCTGCCTGTGGTGGAAATGATGCATAGATTTTTAtccaacataaaaatgaaagccaagattgtatttgtttataatgtCCCCAAGAGGTACAGCCCTGGAGAAGGCCAAACTGTACCGTATTTATTACAGAGGTGCAGTTACCCAGTGAGATAAACTGGTGTCAGTGagataaataagaaacaaaccaAAGTACAGCTTTCCCAGAAACACCATCATGAGACTGCAGCCATTTTCCTCAgaaatgtacacaaataaatgATCCAGTGATCAGAGGAATATGCTTTTGATGCTGCGCTGAAAAGAGAATGAAATAAAGAACACTGAccacttctgttaaaatatatctGGGAGCCCAATTGCAGAAATGGTATGCAGAAATTTACAAGAGCAGACCGCAGGCACTGGTAACTATAGCGACGAGCCATTCACAAGAGCAGAGCGCAGGCACTGGTAACTATAGCGACGAGCCATTTACAAGAGCAGAGCGCAGGCATTGGTAACTATAGCGACGAGCCATTTATAAGAGCAGAGCGCAGGCACTGGTAACTATAGCGACAAGCCATTTACAAGAGCAGAGCGCAGGTATTGGTAACTATAGCGACAAGCCATTTACAAGAGCAGAGCGCAGGCACTGGTAACTATAGCGACGAGCCATTCACAAGAGCAGAGCGCAGGCACTGGTAACTATAGCGACAAGCCATTTACAAGAGCAGAGCGCAGGCACTGGTAACTATAGCGAGCGCAGGTATTGGAGCCATTTAGCCATTTACAAGAGCAGAGCGCAGGCACTGGTAACTATAGCGACAAGCCATTTACAAGAGCAGAGCGCAGGTATTGGTAACTATAGCGACGAGCCATTTACAAGAGCAGAGCGCAGGCACTGGTAACTATAGCGACGAGCCATTTACAAGAGCAGAGCGCAGGCACTGGTAACTATAGCGACGAGCCATTTACAAGAGCAGAGCGCAGGCACTGGTAACTATAGCGACAAGCCATTTAGCAGAGCGCAGGATTGGTAACTATAGCGAGCCATTTACAAGAGCAGAGCGCAGGCACTGGTAACTATAGCGACAAGCCATTTACAAGAGCAGAGCGCAGGTATTGGTAACTATAGCGACAAGCCATTTACAAGAGCAGAGCGCAGGCACTGGTAACTATAGCGACGAGCCATTTACAAGAGCAGAGCGCAGGCACTGGTAACTATAGCGACAAGCCATTTACAAGAGCAGAGCGCAGGCACTGGTAACTGGTAACTATAGCGACAAGCCATTTACAAGAGCAGAGCGCAGGTATTGGTAACTATAGCGACAAGCCATTTATTTACAAGAGCAGAGCGCAGGCACTGGTAACTATAGCGACGAGCCATTTATAAGAGCAGAGCGCAGGCACTGGTAACTATAGCGACAAGCCATTTACAAGAGCAGAGCGCAGGTATTGGTAACTATAGCGACAAGCTATTTACAAGAGCAGAGCGCAGGCACTGGTAACTATAGCGACAAGCCATTTACAAGAGCAGAGCGCAGGTATTGGTAACTATAGCGACAAGCCATTTACAAGAGCAGAGCGCAGGTATTGGTAACTATAGCGACGAGCCATTTACACGATCAGCATGGAGCAGACCCACGGCAGGCATCCAGCTCATCACACCCTGAGAAGCAAAGGCCTCCATCTCACGGTTTAGTAACTCTTCCAGCTGCACCAAATTCAGTCTCAATATATGGACTGTGTGTTAACAGTAAAGAAAACCACACAGGGCAAGTAAAATTAAGAATAAGCTTGCACATCAAAACAAAGTAACCTAGtcacagttttttattttgtgatgcaGTACGGATGTGAGCTTCTGGAAAGGGctgtaagatgggaattttgcctgCAAGTGAACTATGAAATATTTCCTGTGGAAGTTGTTCCATCTTTTTtccccttatttttatttataattattacaaCATGATACATTGCACATGTGGATTTCTCAAAGCTGAGATGGTCTCACTTTACTTTAATCCAAAGAGCAAGCAAAGGaagatctctctctctatatttttGGCAACCAGTAAACAAGTTGTTCAATCTTTAATGAATGGGTTGAATTAGCAGAAATGTGCTTTTCCCATCTCTATCGAATTCTATGCAGGTCCGCttgtgcaattttattcattttaaggtcatttttcCCATCTTTGATGTCagcaccatctttaaacaacGAGACAGTTCAGCATTAAAAGATATATTGTTTGAAGATGgagctcatttaaaaaataaccttaAAAATAACTCCATTTCCACATGTACAGTCTGCAGCTGTTCACGCTGGTCACTGTGGAATGCCCTGATCTTGAGCAATAACTAAACAGTGCTGAAAGCCACTTTTCATAAGCACAATTATATAAACTTTTCAAGTGCAGTCGCGTCTTTCCACTTCCATTACCCTTAGCTCCTATTGATATTGACAAAAGCCAACTCCACATGACTCATCTGACATGGTACAAGGCTGTCACACACTGCGTATtgtgctgttatttatttgtagtatTCAATTTATTTGGTCTGGGTGAGTGTGAGTACTAACCTGGTTGCTAGGTAACAAAGAGCAGGTTGCTAGGTGACCGGAGTGGCTCTGGGCTCTGCCTCTTGTGTGCGTGTGGCGAGTTTCAGTCGCACTTATTAAAGTGAACTCTTGTGAAACAGTCAATCAGATTAAATTGATCTTGAAAGGTAGGGGACGCGCTCCAGATACATGAGATTACAATCTTCTTCGAAAACCAATTTCGTTTTCTTTTTCACTTAAAGGAGGGAAGACATTGCAAGCTACTGGTCAACAGACACGATGGTATAAATCAATTCCACACGATTTTAGaatgggctgtgatgtgtaaaaaTGAGAGTTTAGTTCATGTCAGTGACTATAAGTGGCAAAATAGGCACAAAAAACTCCTATTCTCCAGGAACTTGTCTccattaaatattatattttggcCAGCAGGACATTTCACTGTGGTGTATATCTACCACAGgatcattttaacacacattACCAGACTAGTTTCAAATGTGCCTTTGCTTACATGCCAATCCAATGGTGTGTTGCTGAAATTCAGCACAGAGCTGCGCTTCGGTATTCAAACTATACTGATATGTGTTTTATACAACTTTTTATGAAGCTAAATGTCGCAATAATTTCacatttctattgttgttttgtctgtctgcgTCTGGCTTATCCAAACAGCCCGTAGCTCCTTCATTAGCGCCGGTAATGGTGGGAAACAGCTGCTACACAGATTGAGCTCAGGGTTCTCTCTAAAAAGATGGTTGCGAAGAGGCCTTAAACAGGGTTAGAAATTAATCTGCCTCGAAGCACAGTCTGTTGAAAATTAAAGTAAAGATCCACCAGGGGTTCTTCTTTGAGAAACATTTTGACTTTAGCCAGTCAGGAGAGATTCGGTCATGTGACTATGCAAGATGGTGACTCCTGCAGAAGATGACATAGTACATTGATATGTACGCTGGAGCATTTTTGGAGCATGCAGCAGGAATGATCACGTGCTGCTTGAAAAAGCTTTTGAAGAAACTTGTTTCTGGAATAGATAAGACATTGCTCCTGTATTTGCtcatgtggactgaaggagaagcattggcaggaggttctaagcaatttcttaaaagatttttaaaaccaGAGTAGGAAAGATTATCAAATTCCATCGTCATACTATGATGGAAACAATTCAAGATATGATATGCAAGAGATCATTCTCCCAAATGCGTTTGAACCCCTGGAGCAGCCAAATGAACAGAATCCAGAGAGTGAGCACTATAGCTAGTGCTAGTCATTTCTACCAGAGCACTCAAATACGGAATTCATATTAAAACCCAGTGCTTGTTCCTATCTAGACACATCACAAAGTTCATTCAAGTTAATATTGCAATGGGACTTTTCTTACATGGATTTTAAAAATCTCTGCAATTCAATTACCAGTTTTTAGTTCTTACCTTTTATCCTTGACTATTTTCCCCATTAAATATATAAAGACTTCCTAAATGAGGTCTTTGCTTATAGGTTTGCTGAGATGGGGGTTGCTGTACTTGTGTGTATTAATGATGGGACTGATTAATTAATGGGACTGTATTCATGTCCACTATAAAGGGTCACCATAGATAAAGGAGCATGAGGGCCCTTGTTATCCTAGAACACTTGCAAGACCTGGGCAACCTGCTGGTCTGAAACCAGGGACTGAAAGAGACAGAAATGACAAGGTAAATACTTGCTACTATCTGCCACAGAGCCAGCGTGAGACAGTGCTTCTGTTTCTAGGAAGAACTGACCAGAATGCGCTAAACTGTTACATTTCTACCGTGGCCCAAAAGTACAAGTCAGTGTCAACGTAAAGTGCAGGCAAATCTAAAAATGGGAAGCATCTTAAAAGGGTGGCAAAGACAAAAAAGCACAAcgttaataaaaatgtatgacaGAAAAGTTTCCCATTTGTATTTCCGTCATAGGTTTTTATTAATGTCATGCTCTTTTATTAACGTCATGCTTTTTTGTCTTCGCCACCCTTTTAAGATGCTGCCCATTTTTAGATTCGCCTGCACTTTACGACGACACTGCCTTGCACTTTTGGGCCACTGTACATTCCACCTCTTATTAGAATGCCTTTCATTTCTAGttcccttttctaaatgacactgtgcaatgtacagtaagatcTGCAAGCTGTTCTCTTGCTGCTTATATACACTGTCTCCTTTCAAGGCTGTTAATCGCTtcaaaaaaaagaatgctggATACAAAGGAGTTTCCAGGACCTCAGTGTTGTGTAACTGACTTTCTTTATTGAAGTCCCTTGtcagttttttattcatttacatttCAGAACGAGACCAGGTAGCTTCAAAAGTATAGCTTTCAGGATGAATTGCTGTAGCTCTGACTAGTGTGGTGGCTTaattaattgtctttttttctgcacCAAGGGCTTCAAGTGTTGTCATTCAACACtgcccccccctctctctctttccctctctatctctctctcctccctcccccccctctctctctctctctctctctctctctctttttctctctctcaagcAGACAGTGCCACTCCCTTAGTGATCTATGGTAAAACTATCAAACTAAGTAGACAAAC encodes:
- the LOC121308464 gene encoding putative uncharacterized protein YHR217C; translated protein: HTPPHTHTHTPQNTHTHHQTHSSQQTHTHSHTPHSHSHTPPN